One part of the Streptomyces ferrugineus genome encodes these proteins:
- the yajC gene encoding preprotein translocase subunit YajC has product MSLVTLLPFIVLIGAMFLMTRSAKKKQQQAADMRNQMQPGSGVRTIGGMYATVKEVSDDTVLLDAGPGVELLFAKNAIGAVLSDDEYNRIVHGIEHDLKSDVVPDDASSLTETDEPAAAAASDEKSVDLGKKDETEEADEPSDAVTADAKADDEPKKTDGDSDAK; this is encoded by the coding sequence GTGAGTCTCGTGACCCTCCTCCCGTTCATCGTGCTCATCGGGGCCATGTTCCTGATGACCCGGTCGGCCAAGAAGAAGCAGCAACAGGCCGCCGACATGCGGAACCAGATGCAGCCCGGATCCGGTGTCCGCACCATCGGGGGCATGTACGCCACCGTCAAGGAGGTCAGTGACGACACCGTCCTCCTCGACGCCGGCCCGGGCGTGGAGCTTCTCTTCGCCAAGAACGCGATCGGTGCCGTCCTCTCCGACGACGAGTACAACCGCATCGTGCACGGCATCGAGCACGACCTGAAGTCCGACGTCGTCCCGGACGACGCCTCCTCCCTCACCGAGACCGACGAGCCCGCCGCTGCCGCCGCTTCCGACGAGAAGTCCGTCGACCTCGGTAAGAAGGACGAGACGGAAGAGGCGGACGAGCCGTCCGACGCCGTGACCGCCGACGCGAAGGCGGACGACGAGCCGAAGAAGACCGACGGCGACTCCGACGCGAAGTAG
- the secD gene encoding protein translocase subunit SecD, whose protein sequence is MAAPKRGRNASAPSKPGRSLVLILIAIAALTGGMFASGHTTPRLGIDLAGGTSITLRAVAEPGQESAINKTNMDTAVSIMERRVNGLGVSEAEVQTQGDKNIIVNIPKGTNSKEARAQVGTTAKLYFRPVLATEVSGGGATPTPTPSPSGSASGDSGDKATDKATDKSTPSGSASPSASSTTQGRAVTDALKADPTPSGSASPSPSGSPTGDAASGKLEAQYAALDCTKESVRAKAGDGAKPSDTTVACGQNSQGQWQKYILGPAAVDGTDVDDAQAVFNTQTGAGWTVTMKFTGSGAKKFADITGKLAQNQSPQNQFAIVLDGEVVSDPFVREALTGGNAEISGNFNQESAQSLANMLSYGALPLSFQEDSVTTVTAALGGEQLKAGLIAGAIGLALVVIYLLVYYRGLSLIAIFSLLVSAALTYSIMSLLGPAIGFALNLPAVCGAIVAIGITADSFIVYFERVRDEIREGRSLRPAVERAWPRARRTILVSDFVSFLAAAVLFIVSVGKVQGFAFTLGLTTLLDVVVVFLFTKPLLTILARSKFFASGHSWSGLDPKRLGAKPPLRRTRRPSAPVETKEA, encoded by the coding sequence GTGGCAGCACCTAAGAGGGGCCGGAACGCGAGCGCCCCGAGCAAGCCAGGGCGCTCGCTGGTCCTCATCCTGATCGCCATCGCGGCGCTCACCGGGGGAATGTTCGCCTCGGGGCACACCACTCCGCGACTCGGCATCGACCTGGCCGGCGGTACGAGCATCACGCTTCGCGCGGTAGCCGAGCCCGGTCAGGAATCCGCGATCAACAAGACCAACATGGACACCGCGGTCAGCATCATGGAGCGCCGTGTCAATGGTCTGGGTGTCTCGGAGGCCGAGGTACAGACCCAGGGCGACAAGAACATCATCGTCAACATCCCCAAGGGCACCAACTCCAAGGAGGCCCGGGCACAGGTCGGCACCACCGCCAAGCTCTACTTCCGCCCGGTCCTCGCCACCGAGGTCTCCGGCGGCGGCGCGACTCCCACGCCCACGCCCAGCCCCTCCGGCAGCGCCTCGGGCGACTCCGGCGACAAGGCGACGGACAAGGCGACCGACAAGTCGACCCCCTCCGGCTCGGCCAGCCCGTCGGCGAGCTCCACCACCCAGGGCCGCGCGGTCACCGACGCCCTGAAGGCCGACCCCACGCCGTCCGGCAGCGCCTCCCCCTCCCCGAGCGGCAGCCCCACGGGTGACGCGGCGAGCGGCAAGCTCGAAGCGCAGTACGCCGCCCTGGACTGCACCAAGGAGTCGGTCCGCGCCAAGGCCGGCGACGGCGCCAAGCCCTCCGACACCACCGTCGCCTGCGGTCAGAACTCGCAGGGCCAGTGGCAGAAGTACATCCTCGGCCCCGCCGCGGTCGACGGCACCGACGTCGACGACGCCCAGGCCGTCTTCAACACCCAGACCGGCGCCGGCTGGACCGTGACGATGAAGTTCACGGGCAGCGGAGCCAAGAAGTTCGCCGACATCACCGGCAAGCTGGCCCAGAACCAGTCCCCGCAGAATCAGTTCGCCATCGTCCTGGACGGCGAGGTCGTCTCCGACCCGTTCGTCCGCGAGGCCCTGACGGGCGGCAATGCCGAGATCTCCGGCAACTTCAACCAGGAGTCGGCCCAGAGCCTCGCCAACATGCTGTCGTACGGCGCCCTGCCGCTGTCCTTCCAGGAGGACAGCGTCACCACGGTGACCGCCGCCCTCGGTGGTGAGCAGCTCAAGGCGGGTCTGATCGCCGGCGCGATCGGCCTCGCCCTGGTCGTCATCTACCTGCTGGTCTACTACCGCGGCCTGTCGCTCATCGCGATTTTCTCGCTGCTGGTCTCCGCGGCCCTGACCTACTCGATCATGTCGCTGCTCGGCCCGGCCATCGGCTTCGCACTGAACCTGCCGGCCGTCTGCGGCGCCATCGTCGCCATCGGCATCACAGCGGACTCGTTCATCGTGTACTTCGAACGCGTCCGAGACGAGATCCGCGAGGGCCGCTCGCTGCGCCCCGCCGTCGAGCGGGCCTGGCCGCGCGCCCGGCGCACCATCCTGGTCTCCGACTTCGTGTCGTTCCTCGCCGCCGCGGTGCTCTTCATCGTCTCCGTCGGCAAGGTCCAGGGCTTCGCGTTCACGCTCGGCCTGACCACCCTGCTCGACGTGGTCGTCGTGTTCCTGTTCACCAAGCCGCTGCTGACGATCCTGGCCCGCAGCAAGTTCTTCGCGAGCGGTCACAGCTGGTCCGGCCTCGATCCCAAGCGACTGGGGGCCAAGCCCCCGCTGCGCCGCACCCGCCGTCCCTCCGCCCCCGTCGAGACGAAGGAGGCGTGA
- the secF gene encoding protein translocase subunit SecF: MSKLGNLGARLHRGEVGYDFVGNRKIWYGLSILITIVAIAGLAVRGLNMGIEFQGGAVFNTPKTTVSVSQAQEYAEEASGHDAIVQKLGSGDKATLRIQVAGIDTDQADKVSAQLAKDLGVAEKDVTGELVGPSWGEQIANKAWQGLGIFLVLVVIYLAIAFEWRMALAAFVALIHDITITVGVYALVGFEVTPGTVIGLLTILGYSLYDTVVVFDSLKEQTKDITKQTRWTYSDIANRSINSTLVRSVNTTVVALLPVAGLLFIGGGFLGAGMLNDISLSLFVGLAAGAYSSIFIATPLVADLKELEPQMKALKKRVLAKRAQATAHGPATDEPPGDEPEDAAPAVVGPRNQPASRGRGRGRPSGKRR; this comes from the coding sequence ATGTCGAAGCTCGGCAACCTCGGCGCCCGACTGCACCGTGGCGAGGTCGGCTACGACTTCGTCGGCAACCGCAAGATCTGGTACGGCCTCTCGATCCTGATCACCATCGTGGCCATCGCCGGCCTGGCGGTGCGCGGTCTGAACATGGGCATCGAGTTCCAGGGCGGCGCGGTCTTCAACACGCCCAAGACCACCGTCTCGGTCTCCCAGGCGCAGGAGTACGCGGAAGAGGCCTCCGGCCACGACGCGATCGTCCAGAAGCTCGGCAGCGGCGACAAGGCCACGCTGCGCATCCAGGTCGCGGGCATCGACACGGACCAGGCCGACAAGGTCTCGGCGCAGCTCGCCAAGGACCTCGGCGTCGCGGAGAAGGACGTCACCGGCGAACTCGTCGGCCCCAGCTGGGGTGAACAGATCGCCAACAAGGCCTGGCAGGGTCTCGGGATCTTCCTGGTCCTCGTGGTGATCTATCTGGCGATCGCGTTCGAATGGCGGATGGCACTGGCCGCCTTCGTCGCCCTGATCCACGACATCACGATCACGGTCGGCGTCTACGCCCTCGTCGGCTTCGAGGTCACACCCGGCACGGTGATCGGTCTGCTCACGATCCTCGGTTACTCGCTCTATGACACGGTCGTCGTCTTCGACAGCCTCAAGGAGCAGACGAAGGACATCACCAAGCAGACCCGCTGGACCTACAGCGACATCGCCAACCGCTCGATCAACAGCACCCTGGTCCGCTCCGTCAACACCACCGTGGTCGCGCTGCTGCCGGTGGCGGGCCTGCTGTTCATCGGCGGCGGCTTCCTCGGCGCCGGCATGCTCAACGACATCTCGCTGTCGCTGTTCGTCGGTCTGGCCGCCGGTGCGTACTCCTCGATCTTCATCGCCACGCCGCTCGTCGCCGACCTCAAGGAGCTCGAGCCGCAGATGAAGGCCCTGAAGAAGCGCGTGCTCGCCAAGCGCGCCCAGGCCACGGCCCACGGCCCGGCCACCGACGAGCCGCCGGGCGACGAGCCGGAGGACGCCGCCCCGGCGGTCGTCGGCCCGCGCAACCAGCCCGCGTCCCGTGGGCGGGGCCGCGGCCGACCTTCGGGGAAGCGCCGATGA